In the genome of Flavobacterium panacagri, one region contains:
- a CDS encoding MazG-like protein, producing MASLNFEELKQRSAEIRKHYHELEVAHHGSEWTIEEDTLAFLTDAGLVGRHVMSQQGRWPKANTEEELKHKIGESIWWLTVLAERMNINIETVTEDFLAKTEKLL from the coding sequence ATGGCATCATTAAATTTTGAAGAATTAAAACAACGTTCTGCAGAGATAAGAAAGCATTATCATGAACTAGAAGTAGCGCATCACGGAAGCGAATGGACGATTGAAGAAGATACCTTGGCTTTTCTAACCGATGCAGGTTTGGTTGGCCGTCACGTAATGTCGCAACAAGGGAGATGGCCAAAAGCAAATACAGAAGAAGAATTAAAACATAAAATAGGAGAATCAATTTGGTGGCTGACGGTTTTAGCTGAAAGAATGAATATTAATATTGAAACCGTTACAGAAGATTTCTTAGCTAAAACAGAAAAATTATTATAA
- a CDS encoding SDR family oxidoreductase, with protein MQKTIFITGASTGLGKSTAKLFQSKGWHVIATMRNPEKETELNQLENVIILPLDVTNPEQIDSTIKNVLEKYSVDVVLNNAGYGLIGALESLENHQIERQIVTNLFGVIRVSKAFVSHFREKKSGTFINITSTFGLMGFPTCSIYSATKFAVDGFSESLASELVQFGIQVKVVAPGGMKTDFAIRSMEVAQHEAYEKLTMEVSKGYSAEQMDNYTNAEDVAQIIYEAATDNKSQLRYVAGKDANVLYSERLSLGAETQIQNIKSMFTF; from the coding sequence ATGCAAAAGACAATTTTTATTACAGGAGCTTCAACGGGATTGGGAAAATCTACAGCAAAATTATTTCAAAGTAAAGGATGGCACGTCATTGCCACAATGCGAAATCCGGAAAAAGAAACAGAATTAAACCAGCTGGAAAACGTCATTATACTCCCATTAGATGTTACAAATCCAGAACAGATTGATTCAACGATTAAAAATGTTTTGGAGAAATATTCTGTCGATGTGGTTTTGAATAACGCTGGTTATGGTTTAATTGGCGCTTTGGAATCTCTGGAAAATCATCAAATTGAACGTCAGATCGTGACTAATTTATTTGGTGTAATTAGGGTTTCAAAGGCATTTGTATCTCATTTCCGTGAGAAGAAAAGTGGTACTTTCATTAATATAACTTCTACTTTTGGATTAATGGGATTTCCAACCTGTTCAATTTACAGTGCCACAAAATTTGCTGTTGATGGATTTTCGGAAAGTCTGGCATCCGAATTAGTTCAGTTTGGCATACAAGTAAAAGTGGTTGCGCCAGGCGGAATGAAAACAGATTTTGCCATACGATCTATGGAAGTTGCTCAGCATGAAGCGTATGAGAAATTAACTATGGAAGTAAGCAAAGGTTACAGCGCAGAACAAATGGACAATTATACAAATGCTGAAGATGTTGCCCAAATCATTTATGAAGCAGCAACGGATAATAAAAGTCAACTTCGATATGTAGCAGGAAAAGATGCGAATGTATTGTATAGCGAACGATTAAGTTTGGGAGCTGAAACTCAAATTCAGAACATCAAATCAATGTTTACTTTTTAA
- a CDS encoding sugar-binding domain-containing protein: MIKHKNIFQKITIALLFSVSVFAQKQARIVEDFNKNWNFKLGDYPEAINANFNTSDWRTLQLPHDWSIEGAFDKDSKTKQAQGFLPAGKGWYRKAFTIPVNWKNKTVSIEFDGVFKNSEVFINGKSLGVRPNGYISFGYDLTQYLNFGKSNTIAVKVDNDSQPNSRWYTGSGIYRNIRLVASEKLHVGKWGTFVTTSEVSAEKSKIHLEVTIDNDNTSSKEFKLVTSIVNSENKEVVNFTSTEKIGAKTSEKKIHDLVLNQPKLWSTENPYLYKVITKVYEKSKLVDNYETPLGFRFFNFDSEKGFSLNGVPTKIYGVCLHHDNGALGAVENIHAVRRKLTLMKEMGANAIRMSHNPHSLEMMQLCDEMGFIVQDEAFDVWKKKKVTNDYHKDWDAWHKQDLEDFIKRDRNHPSVMMWSIGNEIREQFDSTGIAITRELAKIVKSLDTTRPVTSALTENVIEKNFIYQSGALDLLGFNYKHEDYKDFPTKFKGQKILASESVSALETRGHYDFPDGIKAWPTKHGAAFDGNADWTVSAYDQVKSYWGATHEENWKTIKSQDFMAGTFIWTGFDYIGEPDPYPFPARSSYFGIVDLAGLPKDVYYMYQSEWSNKTVLHILPHWNWKKDQEVEVWAYYNNADEVELFLNGKSLGKKAKQNDDLHISWRVKFEPGTLKAVSRKAGKVVLEKEIKTAGEASKLDLQADKTAIKNDTYDLVYVTVSMTDKDGNLVPNAMDLINFEVSGGGKLVGVDNGYQANLESFKANSCKLFNGKCIAIIQSNGKKENIQLKATAGNGIPVSSVEIKVN; encoded by the coding sequence ATGATTAAACATAAAAACATATTTCAAAAAATTACAATTGCCTTATTGTTTTCAGTATCAGTTTTTGCACAAAAACAAGCCAGAATTGTAGAAGACTTCAACAAAAACTGGAACTTCAAATTAGGAGATTATCCCGAAGCAATAAATGCCAATTTCAATACTTCTGATTGGAGAACGCTTCAATTACCACACGATTGGAGTATTGAAGGCGCTTTTGACAAAGACAGCAAAACCAAGCAAGCACAAGGATTTTTACCCGCTGGAAAAGGCTGGTATCGCAAAGCGTTTACAATTCCTGTAAATTGGAAAAACAAAACGGTTTCGATTGAATTTGACGGTGTTTTTAAAAACAGTGAAGTTTTCATAAATGGAAAATCATTAGGAGTTCGTCCAAATGGTTATATTTCTTTTGGATATGACTTGACGCAATATTTAAACTTCGGGAAATCGAATACGATTGCCGTAAAAGTTGATAACGATTCTCAGCCCAATTCAAGATGGTATACTGGTTCTGGGATTTATAGAAATATACGTTTGGTTGCCAGTGAAAAACTGCATGTAGGGAAATGGGGAACTTTTGTAACAACGTCTGAAGTTTCAGCAGAAAAATCAAAAATACACTTAGAAGTTACCATTGATAATGATAATACATCTTCAAAAGAATTTAAATTGGTTACTTCGATTGTAAATTCTGAGAATAAAGAAGTTGTCAATTTTACTTCAACAGAAAAAATCGGTGCTAAAACATCAGAAAAAAAGATTCATGATTTGGTTTTGAATCAGCCGAAATTATGGAGTACAGAGAATCCGTACTTGTATAAAGTTATTACTAAAGTTTACGAGAAATCGAAATTGGTTGACAATTATGAAACTCCGCTTGGATTTAGATTCTTTAATTTCGATTCAGAAAAAGGATTTTCATTAAATGGAGTTCCAACAAAAATTTATGGAGTTTGTCTGCATCACGATAATGGTGCTTTGGGGGCGGTTGAAAATATTCATGCGGTTAGAAGAAAACTGACTTTGATGAAAGAAATGGGAGCCAACGCTATCAGAATGTCTCATAATCCACATTCGTTGGAAATGATGCAATTGTGCGACGAAATGGGATTTATCGTTCAGGATGAAGCTTTTGATGTTTGGAAGAAGAAAAAAGTAACCAACGATTACCACAAAGACTGGGATGCCTGGCACAAACAGGATTTAGAAGATTTTATCAAAAGAGATCGTAATCATCCGTCCGTTATGATGTGGAGTATTGGGAACGAAATTAGAGAACAGTTTGATTCGACAGGAATTGCGATTACAAGAGAATTAGCTAAAATTGTAAAATCACTAGATACAACTCGTCCCGTAACTTCGGCTTTGACCGAAAATGTAATTGAGAAAAACTTTATTTACCAATCTGGTGCGTTAGATCTTTTGGGATTTAATTATAAACACGAAGATTATAAAGATTTTCCAACGAAATTTAAAGGACAAAAAATATTGGCTTCAGAAAGTGTTTCGGCTTTAGAAACACGCGGTCATTATGATTTTCCAGACGGAATTAAAGCGTGGCCAACAAAACACGGCGCTGCGTTTGACGGAAATGCCGATTGGACTGTTTCGGCATACGATCAGGTAAAATCGTATTGGGGAGCTACGCACGAAGAAAATTGGAAAACAATTAAAAGTCAGGATTTCATGGCAGGAACTTTTATCTGGACAGGATTTGATTATATTGGAGAACCTGATCCGTATCCGTTTCCTGCAAGAAGTTCGTATTTCGGAATTGTTGATTTAGCGGGACTTCCAAAAGATGTTTATTATATGTACCAAAGCGAATGGTCGAATAAAACGGTTCTGCATATTTTGCCACATTGGAACTGGAAAAAAGATCAGGAAGTAGAAGTTTGGGCATATTACAACAATGCCGATGAAGTAGAATTATTCTTAAACGGAAAATCTCTCGGAAAAAAAGCAAAACAAAATGATGATTTGCATATTTCTTGGCGTGTAAAATTTGAGCCAGGAACTTTAAAAGCGGTTTCAAGAAAAGCAGGAAAAGTAGTTTTAGAAAAGGAAATCAAAACTGCAGGAGAAGCTTCAAAACTAGACTTGCAAGCTGATAAAACTGCAATTAAAAACGATACTTACGATTTAGTTTACGTAACAGTTTCTATGACTGATAAAGATGGAAATTTAGTGCCAAACGCAATGGATTTAATCAATTTTGAAGTTTCTGGCGGTGGAAAATTAGTTGGTGTTGATAATGGTTATCAGGCCAATTTGGAATCGTTTAAAGCCAATTCCTGTAAATTGTTTAATGGAAAATGCATTGCGATTATTCAGTCGAATGGGAAGAAAGAAAATATTCAGTTGAAGGCGACGGCAGGAAATGGAATTCCGGTTTCTTCAGTTGAAATTAAAGTGAATTAA
- a CDS encoding helix-turn-helix domain-containing protein, which produces MKNQPRIFQSVSELHKAMGQPKPMHPLISILNYGEAVFDPKDFENGIVLDFYKISFKTNFTGKLRYGYGFYDFEEGGMSFISPGQVLKMQDEEADYSGMSLNIHPDFFRPYSLNATIKKYGFFSYSAAEALYLSEKEKETILGVFNNIQDELNQRIDHFSQDVIISQIELLLNYSNRFYNRQFITRKAVNNDVLSKLEKLLEDYFNCEKPEENGLPTVQFVANEMQLSPRYLSDLLRSISGQNTQQFIHDKLIEKAKEYIAKGTLSVSEIACKLGFEHPQSFNKLFKKKTNVSPIAFKELFTKN; this is translated from the coding sequence ATGAAAAATCAACCCAGAATATTCCAGTCTGTTTCAGAGTTGCATAAAGCTATGGGACAGCCTAAACCAATGCATCCGCTGATTAGTATTCTGAATTATGGAGAAGCTGTATTTGATCCCAAAGATTTTGAAAACGGAATTGTTTTGGATTTTTATAAAATATCTTTCAAAACAAATTTCACGGGAAAACTGAGATACGGATATGGATTCTATGATTTTGAAGAAGGCGGAATGTCGTTTATATCTCCGGGACAAGTTCTGAAAATGCAGGACGAAGAAGCGGATTACAGCGGAATGTCATTAAATATTCACCCCGATTTTTTTCGCCCTTATTCCTTGAATGCTACTATCAAAAAATATGGGTTTTTCTCTTATTCTGCTGCCGAAGCTTTATATCTTTCTGAGAAAGAAAAAGAGACCATTTTGGGCGTTTTTAATAATATTCAGGACGAATTGAATCAACGTATAGACCATTTCAGTCAGGATGTTATTATTTCGCAGATAGAACTTTTGCTTAATTACAGCAATCGTTTTTACAACCGTCAGTTTATAACCAGAAAAGCGGTTAATAATGATGTGCTTTCTAAACTGGAAAAACTATTAGAAGATTATTTTAATTGCGAAAAACCAGAAGAAAATGGTTTGCCAACCGTACAATTTGTAGCCAATGAAATGCAGTTGTCACCGCGCTATTTGAGTGATTTACTTCGTAGTATTTCAGGACAAAATACCCAGCAGTTTATTCATGACAAATTAATCGAAAAGGCTAAAGAATATATTGCAAAAGGAACTCTTTCAGTTTCGGAGATTGCCTGTAAATTAGGTTTTGAGCATCCGCAGTCGTTCAATAAACTTTTTAAAAAGAAAACAAATGTAAGTCCGATTGCATTTAAAGAATTATTTACTAAAAACTAA
- a CDS encoding malectin domain-containing carbohydrate-binding protein produces the protein MENLPAQEERFVDHPETDSNWQKVSVPHNWDQYYGFRRTKHGNLHGTAWYKKALKLDKKDSSKQHFLYFEGVSSYATVWVNGKKVGEHKGGRTTFTLDISKAVSFDKENIILVKASHPSFIADLPWVCGGCSGEWGFSEGSQPMGIFRPVSLVITNDVRIQPFGVHIWNDKSVSKQKAILHTTTEIKNYSTSQRNFTVENILLDASGKKVVIIKSDSKINSGETKEIALTLPEIQNPKLWSPSNPYLYKLVTSIYENGKIIDQLTTPYGIRWVSWPVSRDGKDNRFFINDEPVFINGVCEYEHLIGKSHSFSDEMIHSRIEQIKAGGFNAFREAHQPHNLLYQKELDENGILFWSQFSAHIWYDTPEFKENFKTLLREWIKERRNSPSVVMWGLQNESTIPKEFAEECTQIIREMDPLSASQRIVTTCNGGEGTDWNVVQNWSGTYGGDPLKYHLEMTTQLLNGEYGAWRSADLHTEGEFDQKGTLSENRFSQLMEIKVREAESVRDKIAGQFNWLFASHENPGRVQNGEGFRDIDKVGPVNYKGLFTIWGEPLDAFYMYRANYVSNKTNPMVYIVSHTWPSRWEKPGIKSGIDIYSNCDEVELFNDVNKSSLGKLKNPGIGQHFQFNNVNVQYNVLYAVGYVNGKAVAKDYIVLNNFPKAPNLDILTTNKADITKAKTGYNYIYRVNCGGSEFTDSAGNTWLTDTHKNGQNTWGSLSWTDNFEKLPDFFASQRTTFDPINGTKDQELFKSFRYGVDKLRYEFPAPDGEYLVELYFTEPWYGTGGGLDCKGWRLFDVAINENVVLKDFDIWAEAGHDNALKKTFKVKSTNGKIVISFPNVKASQAIISAIAIATKDIHARPASESSKNIQNLVFDSYDKNNRIASWLDINSKQYSDSDVVFTELPSEVFGADYLQFSSNSKNKGSFTAKEDSELYLFIDNKNLNLERFSEYKKLEEKAKNSSQIEFVVFTKKVKKGEKVLFDNSETISTIAVVPTYDMGEKDDSRPVVIIEAEKTKTTGTGIEKGNFKKADYIEFTKKTNNSIEFEVKPGVAGIYLMRFRFMNRNETPLKVKFKMEDAYGILMRNDTIEFFPSPEKWKILNTTSGGYINAGTYKITLEGDDLKGLMLDNFEFQ, from the coding sequence ATGGAAAATCTTCCCGCACAGGAAGAGAGGTTTGTAGACCATCCAGAAACTGATTCCAATTGGCAGAAGGTTAGTGTGCCTCACAATTGGGATCAGTATTATGGTTTTAGAAGAACAAAACATGGAAATTTGCATGGTACTGCTTGGTACAAAAAAGCGCTGAAACTCGATAAAAAAGACAGTTCAAAACAGCATTTTCTTTATTTCGAAGGCGTAAGTTCGTATGCGACTGTTTGGGTAAATGGTAAAAAAGTAGGCGAACACAAAGGCGGAAGAACTACTTTCACTTTAGACATTTCCAAAGCGGTTTCTTTCGATAAAGAAAATATCATTTTAGTAAAAGCATCACATCCTTCTTTTATTGCCGATTTACCATGGGTTTGTGGAGGCTGTTCAGGAGAATGGGGATTTTCAGAAGGTTCTCAACCAATGGGAATTTTTAGGCCGGTTTCTTTGGTAATTACAAACGATGTGAGAATTCAGCCGTTTGGTGTTCATATTTGGAATGACAAATCGGTTTCTAAACAAAAAGCGATTCTTCATACTACAACTGAGATCAAAAATTACAGCACTTCACAACGAAACTTCACAGTCGAAAATATCCTTCTTGATGCTTCAGGAAAGAAAGTTGTTATTATTAAAAGCGATAGCAAAATCAATTCGGGAGAAACAAAGGAAATAGCATTGACACTTCCTGAGATTCAGAATCCGAAATTATGGTCGCCATCCAATCCGTATTTGTATAAATTGGTTACTTCAATTTATGAAAACGGAAAAATAATTGATCAGTTAACAACACCATATGGAATTCGCTGGGTAAGCTGGCCGGTAAGTCGTGACGGAAAAGACAATCGTTTTTTCATCAATGATGAACCTGTTTTTATAAATGGTGTCTGCGAGTACGAACATTTAATCGGAAAAAGTCATTCGTTTTCAGATGAAATGATTCATTCCCGAATAGAACAGATCAAAGCAGGCGGATTTAATGCTTTTAGAGAAGCACATCAGCCTCATAATTTATTATATCAAAAAGAATTAGACGAAAACGGAATTTTATTTTGGAGTCAGTTTTCAGCACATATTTGGTACGATACGCCAGAATTTAAAGAAAACTTCAAAACCTTATTACGAGAATGGATTAAAGAACGTAGAAACAGCCCATCTGTAGTAATGTGGGGATTGCAGAATGAAAGTACTATTCCAAAAGAATTTGCCGAAGAATGCACACAAATTATCCGTGAAATGGATCCGTTATCGGCATCGCAAAGAATCGTAACAACTTGTAACGGTGGAGAAGGAACAGATTGGAATGTCGTTCAAAACTGGTCAGGAACATATGGTGGAGATCCGTTAAAATACCACCTGGAAATGACTACTCAGTTATTAAACGGAGAATACGGCGCATGGCGTTCTGCCGATTTACATACCGAAGGCGAATTTGACCAAAAAGGAACTTTAAGCGAAAACCGTTTTTCTCAGTTGATGGAAATTAAAGTTAGAGAAGCGGAATCGGTAAGAGATAAAATTGCGGGACAATTCAACTGGCTTTTTGCTTCGCATGAAAATCCGGGACGTGTGCAAAACGGAGAAGGCTTCAGAGATATTGACAAAGTAGGCCCAGTCAATTACAAAGGACTTTTTACGATTTGGGGAGAACCTCTGGATGCATTTTATATGTATCGTGCGAATTATGTTTCAAATAAAACCAATCCAATGGTGTATATCGTTTCGCATACTTGGCCAAGCCGTTGGGAAAAACCGGGAATCAAAAGTGGAATCGATATTTATTCGAATTGTGATGAAGTAGAATTGTTCAACGATGTCAATAAATCTTCTTTAGGAAAACTAAAAAATCCAGGAATCGGACAGCATTTTCAGTTTAATAATGTTAATGTTCAATACAATGTTTTATATGCCGTGGGCTATGTAAATGGAAAAGCGGTTGCGAAAGATTATATTGTTTTGAATAATTTTCCAAAAGCACCTAATTTAGATATTTTAACCACTAATAAAGCAGATATTACAAAAGCCAAAACTGGTTACAATTATATTTACAGAGTAAATTGCGGAGGTTCAGAATTTACAGATTCTGCTGGAAATACTTGGCTTACCGATACACATAAAAACGGACAAAATACTTGGGGTTCTTTATCTTGGACAGATAATTTTGAAAAACTACCTGACTTTTTTGCCAGTCAAAGAACAACTTTCGATCCAATAAATGGAACAAAAGATCAAGAATTGTTTAAAAGTTTTAGATACGGAGTTGATAAACTGCGTTACGAATTTCCTGCACCAGACGGCGAATATTTAGTCGAATTATATTTCACAGAACCTTGGTACGGAACTGGCGGAGGCTTAGACTGCAAAGGCTGGCGCTTGTTTGATGTTGCTATCAATGAAAATGTAGTTTTAAAAGATTTTGATATTTGGGCAGAAGCTGGACATGATAACGCTTTGAAGAAAACATTCAAAGTAAAAAGCACAAACGGAAAAATTGTGATTTCGTTTCCAAATGTAAAAGCTTCACAGGCGATTATTTCTGCGATTGCGATTGCGACAAAAGATATTCATGCAAGACCAGCTTCAGAATCTTCAAAAAACATTCAGAATTTGGTTTTTGATTCTTATGATAAAAACAACAGAATAGCTTCATGGCTGGATATTAATTCAAAACAATATTCAGATTCTGATGTTGTTTTTACCGAATTGCCTTCTGAGGTTTTTGGTGCTGATTATTTACAGTTTTCATCTAATTCTAAAAATAAAGGATCATTTACAGCTAAAGAAGATTCGGAATTATACCTTTTTATAGATAATAAAAATTTGAATTTAGAGCGATTTTCTGAATATAAAAAGTTAGAAGAAAAAGCTAAAAATAGCAGTCAAATTGAATTTGTAGTTTTCACTAAAAAAGTAAAGAAAGGCGAGAAGGTTCTTTTTGATAATTCGGAAACAATTTCTACAATTGCAGTCGTTCCAACTTACGATATGGGGGAAAAAGACGATTCGAGACCAGTCGTAATTATTGAAGCTGAAAAAACAAAAACAACGGGAACAGGAATCGAAAAAGGAAATTTCAAAAAAGCCGATTATATTGAATTCACTAAAAAGACCAATAACAGCATCGAGTTTGAAGTAAAACCCGGAGTTGCCGGAATTTATTTAATGCGTTTCCGTTTTATGAATCGAAATGAAACGCCATTAAAAGTCAAATTTAAAATGGAAGATGCCTACGGAATTTTGATGCGAAATGATACAATTGAATTTTTCCCTTCGCCTGAAAAATGGAAGATTTTGAATACAACATCAGGAGGATATATTAATGCAGGAACGTATAAAATAACACTTGAAGGTGATGATTTGAAAGGATTAATGTTGGATAATTTCGAGTTTCAATAG
- a CDS encoding alpha-d-galacturonidase: MKYLQLLFLCLNISFATAQNITVVNDPSSPRAKFGADKLSETLSVKGFSVTSSAKFKKSKDKVIVIGEKGTDFWKQNAKSAKIDDSKLSKKEGFQIRTQNNVIYIEGTDASGTLYGALELADRIKNSGQLPSEINIDDSPEMVLRGACIGMQKPVYLPGRDVYEYPYTPETFPWFYDKALWIKYLDMLVENRMNSLYLWNGHPFASLVKLKEYPFAVEVSDEDFKKNEEIYKFLTVEANKRGIWVIQMFYNIIVSKPFAEHFNIKTQDRSRPITPLLSDYTRKSIAAFIEKYPNVGLMVCLGEAINTVDDDVEWFTKTIIPGVRDGLQALGKTEEPPIILRSHDTDGPLVMEKSLPLYKNLYTESKYTGESLTTYTPGGPWGETHKQLSALKSIHIENVHILANLEPFRYGSPDFIQKTVKAMHSVHGANALHLYPQASYWDWPYSADKTKSGERLLEMDRDWIWYKAWARYAWDSKRDRNEEVKFWDNDLAAKYGTSQEAANNILKAYEETGEIAPKTLRRFGITEGNRQTLLLGMFESQLVNPSKWRVYPGFHESCGPAGELLLEYAKKEWNKEPHSGELPTQIIAEITEHGRLAVEAIDKAEASVTKDKEEFARLKNDMHAYKAFADFFSEKVKAALLVLRYSYSNDIADLDKAMPHLEKSIEYYELLVKLTKDTYYYANSMQTAQRRIPIGGDDGNNKTWAELLPHYERELANFKRNLEKLKASKDGKIETKEGKPWKTAEVTFIDEKPGTYLVKTGTKVYGTDISELTKVAPELQNLRGFSFVENDQNEKGTHLKFRNTKAVKLVVGYFNSDQKRFLLPPSLETDAAGNAHGQAEVILASAMNLKDLPRVNIHTYTFQPGENKLDLGKGKVLILGFIDADQTITPRDVGYIDAGEKAAIDWLFY, encoded by the coding sequence ACTGATTTCTGGAAACAGAATGCCAAAAGCGCTAAAATCGACGACAGCAAATTATCGAAAAAAGAAGGCTTTCAGATTCGTACTCAAAATAATGTAATTTATATTGAAGGAACAGATGCTTCGGGAACTTTGTACGGCGCATTAGAATTAGCAGATCGTATTAAAAATTCAGGTCAGCTTCCTTCAGAAATTAATATTGATGATAGCCCGGAAATGGTTTTAAGAGGAGCCTGCATCGGAATGCAGAAACCAGTTTATCTTCCAGGACGTGACGTTTACGAATATCCATATACACCAGAAACTTTTCCGTGGTTTTATGATAAAGCTTTATGGATAAAATACTTAGATATGCTGGTAGAAAACCGTATGAATTCTTTGTATTTATGGAACGGTCATCCTTTTGCTTCTTTAGTAAAATTAAAAGAATATCCTTTTGCGGTTGAAGTCAGCGACGAAGATTTCAAAAAGAACGAAGAAATTTATAAATTCTTAACCGTTGAAGCGAATAAAAGAGGAATCTGGGTAATTCAGATGTTTTACAATATTATTGTTTCTAAGCCTTTTGCAGAGCATTTTAATATCAAAACTCAGGATCGTTCAAGACCAATTACACCTTTATTGTCAGATTATACCAGAAAATCTATTGCCGCTTTTATCGAAAAATATCCAAACGTTGGCTTAATGGTTTGCTTGGGAGAAGCAATCAATACCGTTGATGATGATGTAGAATGGTTTACCAAAACGATTATCCCAGGTGTTCGTGATGGTTTACAGGCACTAGGAAAAACAGAAGAACCACCGATTATTTTACGTTCTCACGATACAGACGGGCCTTTGGTAATGGAAAAATCACTTCCATTATATAAAAACTTATATACAGAAAGTAAATATACAGGAGAATCGTTAACGACTTATACGCCGGGCGGTCCTTGGGGAGAAACGCATAAACAATTAAGTGCTTTAAAATCAATTCATATTGAGAACGTTCATATTTTGGCAAATCTAGAACCTTTCAGATATGGTTCGCCAGATTTTATTCAGAAAACGGTAAAAGCGATGCACAGCGTTCACGGCGCAAATGCTTTACACTTATATCCGCAAGCATCATATTGGGATTGGCCCTATTCAGCAGATAAAACAAAAAGTGGCGAGCGTTTATTAGAAATGGATCGTGACTGGATTTGGTATAAAGCTTGGGCAAGATATGCTTGGGATAGCAAAAGAGACCGTAACGAAGAAGTTAAATTTTGGGATAATGATTTAGCGGCGAAATATGGAACGAGTCAAGAGGCAGCCAACAATATTTTAAAAGCTTACGAAGAAACGGGAGAAATTGCACCAAAAACATTAAGACGTTTTGGAATCACAGAAGGAAACCGTCAGACTTTATTGTTGGGAATGTTTGAAAGTCAGTTGGTCAATCCGTCCAAATGGAGAGTATATCCGGGATTCCACGAATCTTGCGGGCCTGCAGGTGAATTACTTTTAGAATATGCTAAAAAAGAATGGAACAAAGAACCGCATTCGGGCGAACTTCCAACTCAGATTATTGCTGAAATTACAGAACACGGAAGATTAGCGGTTGAAGCCATCGACAAAGCCGAAGCCAGCGTAACCAAAGATAAAGAAGAATTTGCACGTCTTAAAAATGATATGCATGCGTATAAGGCTTTCGCCGATTTCTTCTCAGAAAAAGTAAAAGCCGCTTTATTGGTTTTAAGATACAGTTATTCCAATGATATTGCTGATTTAGACAAGGCAATGCCTCATTTAGAGAAAAGTATTGAGTATTACGAATTGTTGGTAAAACTAACAAAAGATACCTATTACTATGCCAACAGTATGCAAACAGCGCAACGCCGAATCCCAATTGGAGGTGACGACGGAAACAACAAAACTTGGGCAGAATTGTTACCGCATTACGAGCGTGAATTAGCGAATTTTAAAAGAAATCTAGAAAAGCTAAAAGCATCAAAAGATGGTAAAATAGAAACCAAAGAAGGAAAACCTTGGAAAACGGCAGAAGTAACTTTCATCGATGAAAAACCGGGAACTTATTTAGTAAAAACTGGAACAAAAGTGTATGGAACAGATATTTCTGAGTTGACTAAAGTTGCTCCTGAACTTCAAAACCTAAGAGGATTCTCATTTGTAGAAAACGATCAAAACGAAAAAGGAACCCATTTGAAGTTTAGAAACACAAAAGCGGTTAAATTGGTAGTTGGTTATTTCAATTCAGATCAAAAGAGATTTTTATTACCGCCAAGTTTAGAAACAGATGCGGCAGGAAATGCGCACGGTCAAGCCGAAGTAATTCTAGCAAGTGCGATGAATTTAAAAGATTTGCCTCGTGTAAACATTCATACCTATACTTTCCAGCCGGGCGAGAATAAATTAGATTTAGGAAAAGGAAAAGTATTGATTTTAGGTTTTATCGACGCAGATCAAACCATAACACCACGTGATGTAGGATATATCGATGCAGGAGAAAAAGCAGCTATTGACTGGTTGTTTTATTAA
- a CDS encoding YdeI/OmpD-associated family protein, which yields MTPTFFADPSEFRKWLEKNHKDEKELLVGFYKVTSGKPSITWSESVDQALCFGWIDGVRKSIDKDSYTIRFTPRKPSSIWSAINIQKMEDLTKAGLMTDAGLKAFSFRTESKSKIYSHEKEPVPLDLEYENQFKSNAIGWEFFQKQAPSYKKVMIHWIMSAKQEKTRQSRLEKTIKESENQKRVL from the coding sequence ATGACACCAACTTTCTTCGCAGACCCATCAGAATTTAGAAAATGGCTTGAGAAAAACCACAAAGACGAAAAAGAACTTTTGGTAGGTTTTTATAAAGTTACAAGCGGAAAGCCTTCTATAACCTGGTCGGAATCTGTAGATCAGGCGCTTTGTTTTGGCTGGATAGATGGTGTCAGAAAATCTATTGACAAGGATAGTTATACGATTCGTTTTACTCCAAGAAAACCTTCCAGTATTTGGAGCGCCATTAATATTCAAAAAATGGAAGACTTGACTAAAGCCGGGTTGATGACAGATGCCGGTTTAAAAGCCTTTAGCTTTAGAACCGAAAGTAAGTCCAAAATTTATTCGCACGAAAAAGAACCTGTTCCACTTGATTTGGAATATGAAAATCAATTTAAAAGTAACGCAATTGGTTGGGAATTTTTCCAAAAACAAGCACCTTCATACAAAAAAGTAATGATTCATTGGATTATGAGTGCCAAGCAGGAAAAGACCAGACAATCGCGTCTCGAAAAAACAATAAAGGAAAGCGAAAATCAAAAGAGAGTTCTGTAA